The Henckelia pumila isolate YLH828 chromosome 2, ASM3356847v2, whole genome shotgun sequence genome includes a window with the following:
- the LOC140877375 gene encoding uncharacterized protein, protein MGNTNGNGNGNVNPSPPPPAQNGVKFHYESLRKNRTEMFKRDSDAEVGRNWMKKMEDQLRLLEVPEALKVEVTIPFLEDKARKWWEAVSPAMLVAGSHMATVQYCIFEAVLPSGDMTVVEYTSNFNELGSYAPTIMGDDELKLHRFKKGLSSRIQSALAVYQPANFADLMEVAIRAESDIKRRHKKRRLTDQSSSNEQISKRPNQSGEFFKETYSALKLPPIKLCPICNLRHKGECRRKTGACFNCGKLGHQISNCPEPVKPKTGPIPGTTQNQPKEAKPNARVFAITQEEADDANEVVAGTIFINTEPAYVLFDFSVTHSFIYRRFAKKLGLILEELT, encoded by the exons ATGGGAAATACAAATGGAAACGGCAACGGCAATGTCAATCCGTCACCTCCTCCACCTGCTCAGAATGGAGTCAAATTCCATTATGAATCGCTCCGTAAGAACCGAACTGAAATGTTTAAGAGAGATTCTGATGCAGAGGTGGGACGAAATTggatgaagaagatggaggaccAACTTCGTTTACTTGAAGTCCCTGAAGCACTTAAAGTGGAGGTGACAATTCCTTTTCTGGAGGACAAAGCAAGGAAATGGTGGGAAGCAGTTTCACCTGCTATGCTAGTCGCGGGAAGTCACATGGCAACAGTTCAGTACTGCATTTTTGAAGCAGTACTTCCCAGCGGAG ATATGACAGTGGTGGAGTACACCTCCAATTTCAATGAGCTCGGGTCTTACGCCCCAACTATTATGGGAGATGATGAGCTGAAGTTGCACCGGTTCAAGAAGGGGTTGAGCAGCCGAATCCAGTCGGCATTAGCAGTTTATCAGCCTGCCAACTTTGCAGACTTGATGGAGGTGGCCATCCGAGCTGAATCGGATATCAAGCGTCGCCACAAAAAACGACGTCTGACGGACCAATCTTCTTCGAACGAGCAGATTTCCAAGCGCCCGAACCAGTCTGGTGAATTTTTCAAGGAAACGTATTCTGCTCTCAAACTCCCACCGATCAAGCTATGTCCTATCTGCAACCTCCGACACAAAGGGGAATGTCGTCGAAAAACTGGCGCTTGTTTCAACTGTGGCAAGTTAGGACACCAAATTTCTAATTGTCCTGAACCCGTGAAGCCAAAGACGGGACCAATTCCTGGCACCACTCAGAATCAACCGAAGGAAGCTAAGCCCAACGCCCGTGTGTTTGCTATCACACAAGAAGAGGCTGATGACGCGAATGAAGTCGTGGCAGGTACCATTTTCATCAATACTGagcctgcatatgttttatttgattttagtgTCACTCATTCGTTTATATATAGGAGGTTCGCTAAGAAGTTAGGGCTTATACTTGAGGAACTGACTTAA